The region ATGCAACTGAGACTCAGTTTCATTTAACTAGCTAACGAATGAGTCTCTGCCGCAGCCAGCCGTCGCCTTTGCGATGCCAGCCACGCCACCGTGTCAGGGCTTCTTTTTCCTGCCCTAAATCCTTCCCTGGTTGGTACTTACAAAGGTATTTTTACGATGTCGACTCGGTCGTCTCGCAATGCATTTACGCTGGTAGAACTGTTGGTGGTGATTGCTATCATCGGTATTCTGATCGCTCTCCTGCTCCCCGCCGTCCAACAAGCCCGGGAAGCTGCCCGCCGCATGAGCTGCTCGAATCAGCTGAAACAAGTTGGCTTGGCGATGCACAACTTCCACGACACCTTTGGTGAATTTCCATTCGCGATGCGAGACCGTGAAGAGGGAAGTTCGGTGGCGACATATGACACCGGTTGGATCCAAATCCTTCCTTTCCTCGAACAAGACGCCGTTGCGAGTCGCTGGGATCCAGAAGAACGGCGAAACAGCACCGTTGATACCGATGGTGATGGCTGGACGAACGCGTTGCTTCAGCAAGAGATTATCCCAAGCTACCTGTGCCCGACGATGACCATGCCCACAGGGCCAGTGGGAGGTTCCGAAAATCGAGCCCCTAGTAGTTACCAATTTTGTACGTTCAGTGATATCGACCTGCAGTATGGTTATGCTTATCGAGCCTCAGGCGTTCCTGAGCCAGCATGTGATGGTGCGATTATTCTTACCAAAACGTTCACGGATTCGGATAACCCAGCAGGACCCAACCACCGCGATGCAACCAAGTTTCGCGATATGACGGATGGTACGTCCAACACTTTTATGGTTGGTGAAACGGACTTTACGCCACGAGGTGTCCCATCGACTGAATATGGTGCCATTTGGTCGTACGGTTACTTCTATGGCTGGGGATCGAGCTATCACCCCTTCAACAAGCATGACCACACGACGACAACCTACGGTGGCTTTCGCAGCCAGCACCCTGGCGGAGCCCACTTCGGCCTGGTTGATGGCTCCGTTCGATTCGTTGCCGAGACATTAAACGAAGACATCTACCACGCGATGTTTACGCGTTCCGGAAGCGAAGTTGCACAACTACCGTAGCATTTCCCTCCGATCGATCCCCAACATCTGGCAGAGCTACTAACTGCCAGATGTCTCCGCCGAGCTCAAACCTTTGAGAAGTCTTCCAATGCGAGCATTCTGTTATTGGCTCATTTGCATGGCCCTGCTTGGAGTTATGGCTTGTAGCAGCCAAAAAGCCAACAGTCCGTCATCCCCTCAAGAGACTGCCAATTTAACTCTGGAATCTTGGCATCAGCTTCCACCTCATGAAAAGTATGATGGAGCTACACTTGAGCGACTTCGAATGCATGATGAGAAACTCGTCAAATCGAATCGCGCTTGGAAGAAGTTCATGAACGAAGTTGTTATTCCGGAAATGAAGAAGGACATTCCTCCGCCTGCGAACCATTAACTTCCACATCAAACTTCACCCGGCGACAGGGGATGGGAAGTCGCCGGGTGAGGTTTTTGAGAGCGGACATACGAAAAAGGCCGTAGCAACTGCTACGGCCTTTTTTATTGTGGGATGCTCAGTGGGCGATTAAGTCAGCCCGGTCAGGGGGCCGTCGCCGCAGTAGTCGGGGTTGCCGAACGTCTTTTGCGGATAGCCCATCGCTTCGCAGAGATTCATCAGCAAACGATTGTGCGGGACCTTCTTGAAGTCGAGGGCCTGACCCATCTTGAAGCCGAGACCACCCCCAACGAGAACAAACGGAATGTTGTTGTGGGTGTGGGAGTTCCCCTTACCCAGTTCGTTGGTCCAGACAATCGTGGTATTGTCGAGCATGCTACCATTGCCACCGGGCTCAGGCGTTTCCGACAAACGCTTGGCCAAGTGAGCGACTTGTTCGCAGTACCAGGTGTTGATCTTGATCAACTTCTCGTAAGCGTCTTCGTTGCTATCGGGCTCGTGCGACAAGCCATGGTGCCCTTCGTCGATGCCCAGCCATTTCATCTTTGGCTGACCTACGCTGTTGGTAATCTGCAGCGAAGCGATGCGGTTCATGTCGTGCACGAAACCGTTGACCATCAACTCGATCTGCATCTTGGTGATTTGAGGAATGTTGTCGTTGTCTTCGCGAACATTCGGCGGCAGTTCAGGAATGGCATGATCGAGCTCGGCTCTTTCATCCTCCGATTGTTCCGCCTTTTGCTTTTGCTGCTGAGCCATTTCGGCCTGAAGTTCCAATTCGACTTTTCGCACCATTTGCATGTGCGTGTCGAGCAGCTGGCGATCTTCGACGCTGATCAGCTTTTCAACCTTCTTAAAGTCGTCGGTTAGATCGTCGAGCACGCTGGCAAGCATGGCTCGGTTCTTGGCCTGACCGTACATATTATCGAACATCTGGTAAGGATCGTCGATCGGGGCGACCGGCTGATTTGGACCAGCGTACGACCAACGCGTCCATGTGTCGGCGCGATCGGGAACCATGACACCAAACTCGAGCGAACCGAATCGGGTCTGGGTGTCGGCATTGGCTTGCAGTTGATTCTTCAGGTACTGATCGACCGAGATCCCCATGGCCCAACCGGCTGGGGTATCGGATCCACCTTGGACGTCGCCGGGGAACAGTTCGATCCCTGTTAGCAGACAGCCCATGCCGCGCATATGACCGTCGCCATCCCCTTTAATCAGGTTGCCGATGCCCTTGATGGTCATCGTCTGCTGCTTGAAAGGCTCGAGCGGCTTGAGGATCCGCTGCATGTCGTAGTCGGAACCGAGCGTCTTTGGCCAGAAGTGGTCTGGGATCACGCCATTAGGGCTGAAGATAAACACCAGACGCTTCTTCGGCGCGGCTTGGGATGCCCAGCCGAGGCTTGGCAAACCGGCAAGCAGATTCGCGGCGGCAAAGCTGATGCCGGTCTTCTGCAAAAAGTCACGTCGTGAAAGTTGATGCACCATAGGTTCATCCTGCGATCTTGGCGTTGTGGGGTTCCATGGCCGCGATCACTGCGATCTCGACCAACAAAGCGCGGATGCTATATCCACTATTCTTAAACTTCTCAGTCAGTTCGTCCAGCTTATTCGGCCCATAAGCGGCCACCGGCTGTTTGACGAAATGCTGAAACGCACGGCTGACAAATGCCCGATGGGCGTCGTCACTATTGGCCAAAAACTGGGCCAACTCTTGCTCGTTCTGAAAGGTGACCTCTTGACCGTCACGGGTCGTGTACGAACCAGTCGAGTCGATAGGTCGTTCTTTTTCCAGTTCACGAAAACGACCAACCGCATCGAAATGTTCGAGCGTAAATCCGAGGCCGTTGATTCGTGTATGGCATACCTGGCAGCTTTCCGGGCTGGTCTGCAAAGCCACACGCTCACGTGTCGTCAGGTCGGGATGCAAGTCAGGGCTCAGAGGCGTGAACGCATCATTCGGTGGTCGCAACGTCCGACCGAGCACGTAGCGAATCAAAAAGACACCACGATGAATGGGAGAAGTCGAATCGGTATAGGCCAAGCCACTCATCAAGTAAGGATGCGTCAACAAGCCGAGACGATGCTTGCCGTCGCTGGCCGTCTTTCGCAAATCTTGCGGGCGAGGTCCGCGGGGCTGCTTGTCTTCCTCAGGTATCGCAACTTCGGCTGGCTTCCAAGCATCGCCGTAGAACTTCGCCATTCGATCCGACGAGTAGGCCCAATCCGCAGTGAAGAACTGTCGGTAGTCACTCTTTTCACTCCAGACGACGTCGTCCAGGAATGCGTCCAGCGAAGCTCGCATGTCGGCGACCAGTTCAGGCTCAAATCCAGGGAAACGTGCTTCGTCCTTGGTAATCTCGCCGAAGTGCCCGACGTTGAGCCATTCGTGCAGCATCTCGCGGGTCTTGCCACGTGTGCGGTAGTCGTTGACCATTCGCCAGGCAGCGTCCCGAACTTGTTGTTCGTTTTGCAGCTGATTCTTCTCGACTTTATCCAGCAACCACTTATCGGACGGAATCGAATCGTAGAAGGTCAACGCCAAACGATTGGCGGCCTGCTGCGAAGGAGAATCGTGCTTATCCGTTTGCGGGTAGAGGAAACGTGGCGATTTGAGCGTCATCAATACAACTCGGCGAATCGCCTCGTTGTCGTCCGGCGATTGAGCAATCTGCTGATTTATGTACAGCTCTTTCAATTCATCGGAAAGCTTCGTGCGAAAAGCGACTTCGACGAACTCGGTAAGGAACGACTTCAGACGCTCGCGGTTCTCTTCGGTGATTTTTTTGTTGCGACGACTGTAGTGAGGCCAAAGCTCTTCGGCGGCGACAATTCCGAATTCGATTGCGGCGGATGTGGTCGAGTCGTCCCATTGGCGATCGACAGCAATCCCGCGTTCGAAGCCGTAGCTTCGATCATCGGGCGGCAACTTGGTTTGCAACGAGTAGGTTGGTTCAGTCGTCCATGGAATCAGATTCCGCTCCGGAATCAATTGCTCCGTACCGTGCGGCGGAACCCACGAGAGCGAAATCATCGCCGGTGGTTGTTCGGTCTTACGCTTTCGCTGGACGTAGTCGATCTTGAATGGATACGCGCGACCAGCGGTCAGGCGAACCAATTCCCGGAACTCTGTTTTATCACCAGATTGAACGTGGTTATCGATCAACGTTCGACCCAACTTGCCGAAATCCATGGTGAACGAAACGGTGCTGCGAACGACGATTTCGTAGTCGCCGGTCTCTTCGGCAATGATGCTGCCGTTCCAATGGATCAGAAAGTCTTCTTTGTTGATGCCTTCGCCGGGACTCTCACGACCGAAATCGAAGTCGATCATGGAATCGACGCGTTCGATCTTTTTATTCTCATTCTTCCAACGAGCCCCAGTGAAGTAGATACCCTTCACACCACGTTCTTCCGTATAGCCAGGCGTTCCGTGGAAATGGCTGTAGATGTCGGCCAGGCTTTGACGAAGCTGGTTGCCAGTCAAACGGGCCAGTGAGATTTGTGGTGGACGATTACGTATTCGAGCGGCTTCACTGTAGAACGCATAATGCATGTAAGCGGCGACGGCTTCCGCATCGGGACCAACACACGACTCGGCATCCCCTTCCGGCATCGTCTTAACGATTTGGTGCGAGAGTTCCCCCAGACTAGCATCTCCAACCAGCGGAGATTCGTACGCACCGACAACCCCTTCGCCATTTTCGCCATGGCAGTCAGCGCACATGTTGGTGTAGATCTTCTTTCCCTTGTCGCGCAAGGCTTCGTCGTTGGCCCAGCACAATTGACTGACGCCAAGCACCGCCAAGAGCGCAAGCGGAAGGATCTTTCCAGCAGATAAAGCGAAGGACTTCATAGGTTTCCGGAGGTGTTTTGCAGAAAGGGTATTACGGCCCGGCCGACGTTCCTCATGGAATATAAACGTCGATGTTCTACAAAACTGACAGGTGGGGAAGGAACGGAGGCGGGATCACCGTCGGCAGGTCGACTATGTATTACATCGTCGTTAACTGCCTACAGTTTTTCCTGAAATGTCTCAGGTCATTTTATTTTACACGAGGCCGCCAGGGTAAGTCCAATAGGAAAACCCTTTGATAGTCATAAGTTGCGGCTGATACACGGCTCCCCGGACGGGTGGAACGCAAGCATGTTCCCCCAGATGGCACCAATGAATGAAGCTTGCCTAACCCTTACCGTTTTGCTTCTTCGTACGCTTACCCTTATTTTCGGCTCCAGGATCGTATTTCGGGTGCGGCTGGCTGGGAATTTTGGCCCCAACGTGCTGATGCCACTCGATGAGATCTCGCACCAATTCGTCTCGTTTTTCTGGATTTTTAGCCGACAGATCGTGCCGCTCACCGATATCGGCCCGAAGATCGTAGAGTTCGACGGCACCGTTTTGCGGCAGATTATCCATGCCCCCATCGAGCACCCACTCTTCGTGAAATAGGTGCAGCTTCCAATGATCCTTATTGATCACGCTGACCGGACGCGATCGAAACCCTGTTCGAACATCCAACGGACGTCCACGCGTGACAGGTCGATCCAGATAACCAGGAAAGTACCAGAAGATTGCTTGGCGTTTGAGTTCGCCGTCGCCGGTCAGAAGCGGCATTAAGCTTTCGCCATCGAGCTTCTTATCTTCTGGAACCGCGATGCCAGCCGCATCGAGAATTGTTGGGTAGAGATCGACTTGAATGATCGGCGTATCCGATTTGCTGCCTGCTTTAATCTTGCCTGGCCAACGAATGATAAACGGTTCGCGAATGCCTCCTTCGTAATAGCCTCCCTTATTTCCACGCAGTGGCTCCTGTGAAGATTGTGGCGTCGCTCCGTTATCGCTCGTAAAGATCACCATCGTCTTCTCGGAAAGCTCTAGTTCGTCCAGCTTCTTCAGGAGACGCCCGACACTTTCATCCAAGTCGTACGTGCACGAGGCATACATTACCGACTTGTGCTCTTCCCCTTTTGTCTTCTCTTGAAACTTCGCAACCGTCTGGGGTTGCCCTTGAAGCGGGCCATGAATGGCGTGATGCGGCAAATAGCAGAAGAATGGACGATCGCGATTCTTTTCGATAAACGCACACGCTTTATCAGTCAGGGTAAATACACCTTTCGGATCGGTAGGCGGCCCTTTCTTATTGGTTTCAGTCCCCTCCTTTAACTCGCCATCCCCGAACGAATCGTACGTTTCATCGAAGCCTTGTTCGCTTGGCTTGGCACCATCTTTGCCGTCCAAATGCCATTTACCGAAATGACCGGTCACATAGCCAGCATCTTTCAAAGCTTCAGCGAGCGTGTAGCTAGAAGCGCTCAGTCCGTCACTGTTAGGTGTCGGTACCAAACGCATTTCATTCTTCTTACCCCGCTCGGTGTTGTAGACAGCGTACAAACCATGCCGCGGTGTATATTGCCCAGAAAGCAAACAAGCACGGCTAGGAGCACAGTTCCCAGCACACGCATACCCTGCCGAAAACGTCATCCCCTCTTGAGCGAGTTGATCGATCACGGGGGTTTCGTAGAAGTCGCTACCCTGGTAGCCGACATCTTTCCAACCAAGATCGTCGGCGTAAATCAGGACGAAGTTTGGACGCTCGTCCGCCGAAATAGAAGTCACACCCAGGAAAGTAAGTAGCAGAGCGAACAGTACGACACGAGACATCGGTGACTCCCATAAAAAAAGCTGACGAAACTTTTGCGGTTTCATCAGCCTAGTGTAATCAACTGAACGTACGATTGCACGCAGCGAGTGATTATTCGGCACGTCGCATCGGACGTTGACGTCGCGGTTGCCGTGGAGAGACTTCAATCGGCTTGTCACTCACTTCAACGTCTTCGCCAAGTAGTGTCTTCGCAAGGAACGCTTCGACACGTTCATTGATTTCCTGACCGCCGAAACCATGCCCTCCCCCTTTGACATGCACAAAGGTCGAATCGACGCCAGCTTTTTGAAGTGCGTCGTGGAAGTCGACCGACTGCTGAAACGGAACCGTGGCGTCTTCCGTTCCGTGCAGAATCAAAAATGGAGCGTCTTCCTTCGAGACATGCCTTTGCGGCGATGCCGACTTCGCTACGTCAACGTTCTCTTTAGCAGGTCCGCCGAGCAATTTACTTTCCGGCGAATCAGGGCTGTCGTGACGCTCGAACCCAGCCGGTTCTCCCATCGTCAACATGTTCGCAGGGCCGAAGAAATCGACCACTCCGGCAACCGTAAGATCTTGATCAGCATGAGGGCCAAGCTTTCCGTCTAATTCTTTCACGTCGGCCGAAACGCCCAGCATTGCCACAAGATGACCACCGGCGGAACTGCCCCAGACAACGATCTTTTCAGGATCCCAATTGTACTTTTCGGCATTGGCTTTGACCCAACGTAGCCCGGCCTGACAGTCATGAATTTGCGACGGCCAGCTGGCTTCATCGGTCAGGCGATAGCCAATCGATACAGCCACATAATCGCCTTGGCGAACTAACGGCATGGCCCGGCTTAAGAAGGGACCGCGTGTGCCACCTTGCCAGCCGCCCCCATGAATAAGCACGATGACCGGCAGTGGCTTTTCCGTGGACGGCTTTTCCGGGATCGCGATATCGAGCATTTGGCGATCATTCTTCCCGTCGAGATAGGGAATGTCTCGAGTAACTTTTACGCCTTGCACGTTGTT is a window of Bremerella sp. TYQ1 DNA encoding:
- a CDS encoding DUF1559 domain-containing protein, encoding MSTRSSRNAFTLVELLVVIAIIGILIALLLPAVQQAREAARRMSCSNQLKQVGLAMHNFHDTFGEFPFAMRDREEGSSVATYDTGWIQILPFLEQDAVASRWDPEERRNSTVDTDGDGWTNALLQQEIIPSYLCPTMTMPTGPVGGSENRAPSSYQFCTFSDIDLQYGYAYRASGVPEPACDGAIILTKTFTDSDNPAGPNHRDATKFRDMTDGTSNTFMVGETDFTPRGVPSTEYGAIWSYGYFYGWGSSYHPFNKHDHTTTTYGGFRSQHPGGAHFGLVDGSVRFVAETLNEDIYHAMFTRSGSEVAQLP
- a CDS encoding DUF1552 domain-containing protein — its product is MVHQLSRRDFLQKTGISFAAANLLAGLPSLGWASQAAPKKRLVFIFSPNGVIPDHFWPKTLGSDYDMQRILKPLEPFKQQTMTIKGIGNLIKGDGDGHMRGMGCLLTGIELFPGDVQGGSDTPAGWAMGISVDQYLKNQLQANADTQTRFGSLEFGVMVPDRADTWTRWSYAGPNQPVAPIDDPYQMFDNMYGQAKNRAMLASVLDDLTDDFKKVEKLISVEDRQLLDTHMQMVRKVELELQAEMAQQQKQKAEQSEDERAELDHAIPELPPNVREDNDNIPQITKMQIELMVNGFVHDMNRIASLQITNSVGQPKMKWLGIDEGHHGLSHEPDSNEDAYEKLIKINTWYCEQVAHLAKRLSETPEPGGNGSMLDNTTIVWTNELGKGNSHTHNNIPFVLVGGGLGFKMGQALDFKKVPHNRLLMNLCEAMGYPQKTFGNPDYCGDGPLTGLT
- a CDS encoding DUF1592 domain-containing protein, which codes for MKSFALSAGKILPLALLAVLGVSQLCWANDEALRDKGKKIYTNMCADCHGENGEGVVGAYESPLVGDASLGELSHQIVKTMPEGDAESCVGPDAEAVAAYMHYAFYSEAARIRNRPPQISLARLTGNQLRQSLADIYSHFHGTPGYTEERGVKGIYFTGARWKNENKKIERVDSMIDFDFGRESPGEGINKEDFLIHWNGSIIAEETGDYEIVVRSTVSFTMDFGKLGRTLIDNHVQSGDKTEFRELVRLTAGRAYPFKIDYVQRKRKTEQPPAMISLSWVPPHGTEQLIPERNLIPWTTEPTYSLQTKLPPDDRSYGFERGIAVDRQWDDSTTSAAIEFGIVAAEELWPHYSRRNKKITEENRERLKSFLTEFVEVAFRTKLSDELKELYINQQIAQSPDDNEAIRRVVLMTLKSPRFLYPQTDKHDSPSQQAANRLALTFYDSIPSDKWLLDKVEKNQLQNEQQVRDAAWRMVNDYRTRGKTREMLHEWLNVGHFGEITKDEARFPGFEPELVADMRASLDAFLDDVVWSEKSDYRQFFTADWAYSSDRMAKFYGDAWKPAEVAIPEEDKQPRGPRPQDLRKTASDGKHRLGLLTHPYLMSGLAYTDSTSPIHRGVFLIRYVLGRTLRPPNDAFTPLSPDLHPDLTTRERVALQTSPESCQVCHTRINGLGFTLEHFDAVGRFRELEKERPIDSTGSYTTRDGQEVTFQNEQELAQFLANSDDAHRAFVSRAFQHFVKQPVAAYGPNKLDELTEKFKNSGYSIRALLVEIAVIAAMEPHNAKIAG
- a CDS encoding sulfatase codes for the protein MSRVVLFALLLTFLGVTSISADERPNFVLIYADDLGWKDVGYQGSDFYETPVIDQLAQEGMTFSAGYACAGNCAPSRACLLSGQYTPRHGLYAVYNTERGKKNEMRLVPTPNSDGLSASSYTLAEALKDAGYVTGHFGKWHLDGKDGAKPSEQGFDETYDSFGDGELKEGTETNKKGPPTDPKGVFTLTDKACAFIEKNRDRPFFCYLPHHAIHGPLQGQPQTVAKFQEKTKGEEHKSVMYASCTYDLDESVGRLLKKLDELELSEKTMVIFTSDNGATPQSSQEPLRGNKGGYYEGGIREPFIIRWPGKIKAGSKSDTPIIQVDLYPTILDAAGIAVPEDKKLDGESLMPLLTGDGELKRQAIFWYFPGYLDRPVTRGRPLDVRTGFRSRPVSVINKDHWKLHLFHEEWVLDGGMDNLPQNGAVELYDLRADIGERHDLSAKNPEKRDELVRDLIEWHQHVGAKIPSQPHPKYDPGAENKGKRTKKQNGKG
- a CDS encoding alpha/beta fold hydrolase; amino-acid sequence: MKCSARCLSVLGCLLLASAAFAQAPSFDRLDRNSDGKIEKDELPMQVQRFFDRLDADSDGSISEKEFDTFEQRRAQMQRARQGQNNQRDNNVQGVKVTRDIPYLDGKNDRQMLDIAIPEKPSTEKPLPVIVLIHGGGWQGGTRGPFLSRAMPLVRQGDYVAVSIGYRLTDEASWPSQIHDCQAGLRWVKANAEKYNWDPEKIVVWGSSAGGHLVAMLGVSADVKELDGKLGPHADQDLTVAGVVDFFGPANMLTMGEPAGFERHDSPDSPESKLLGGPAKENVDVAKSASPQRHVSKEDAPFLILHGTEDATVPFQQSVDFHDALQKAGVDSTFVHVKGGGHGFGGQEINERVEAFLAKTLLGEDVEVSDKPIEVSPRQPRRQRPMRRAE